From the Astyanax mexicanus isolate ESR-SI-001 chromosome 12, AstMex3_surface, whole genome shotgun sequence genome, the window GTGCAAAAAGTCCATTAAAAATGCTGTATAGTTCGAGAGTAGGCTTAATGCCTGTCTGACAGAATGCCCGTAGGGTAGGGTTTCCTGAAATATACAGTGAATGGagattaaaatatgaaaaataaaaaaaaaaacagataaaagtatGTATAACACTtactgtatctgttttttttaatgagctcTTCATATTTATTCTAGAACTAAGCTTGTCTTGTCTAAAGAAACAATATATATGCATTTTGTTCCtcaaaataacagctttaaaattaTGTTGATGCATCTCTGACTTGTAGTGCTGGATGATATATAAGTTCATCCGGTATACTGGAGGGAAAATAATAatcggtatgcatttttcacataccgccacaccgctagaggcgctgcggagcgccatgcagaacagcaccaccaaataAGCAGAAACAGCTCGCTAGATAATTTTATTAATGTTAACTGGTGAAAGAAGGGGATTGTGGCtggttttaatactgtaatgcctctaatgtctTCAATAACAACACATTGTAAATTgctaaacttgtgtcttacttttaaaatagagcttttaaaaatacttttttttaaatattgtgtaattttgtgggacaaagtaaacctcaaaaaaaaacttagtgttttatattatatatactttgAACAGTACAGTAACTAACAACCCTATAAAAAagcccatttttattttttaatattaatactaataaaaataaagtgatataccatgaaactcttgaaataaaaaaagaaatactgtgatatacatttttggccatGCCAACCAACACTTGTAAAAGGAATAGTGTCTCTATTGTTGCTAGTTTGTACTTTGTAACTTAGTGAAGAAAACAGGACTAACCTGAgtcatgtttgtgtaaaatatgGTAGtactactttattattattacatatccTGACTGTAGGGGGAACCCAACAGCAAGAAGCACTAATGCTCATATAGTGCTGTTTTAAACAGAAACTGGAACATACAGTAGCAGTATCCTATTACACTTTTAGTCTAGACAACCAGATCTGATTAGGTTTAAGGTTACACCTACCTACACAGTGTGAGAATGATTTAATGGGTTTTTACCTTCTGTCCATAGCCTACATGAAAACTTTTTTCATTCCTAGACAATAGAAATCTATTATTTGTTCATGTTTTTACACACCTATCCATAAATCATTGACATTACTCAACAAACTCAACTAGATCCCACTTGATAGCTCTggatatataaaaaacaacaactaaaaatAACCTTAGAATATTACGTGCTGGTGATGTGTGTGCAGGAACTGCAAGCCAAGAAATAGGCCATCTTTCAGACAGATTCTGCTGCATCTGGACATAGCATCAGCAGATGTACTATCCACCCCACAGGAGACCTACTTTAAGTCCCaggtatcacacacacacacacacaaacacaaacacatacacacactcatacttcAGTGGATTAGTTcttaagtgtaaaaaatataggtGTATTTCAGTTTTGTTAGTTGTGATGGGTGAGCTGGACACAGTGTGTAGCAAGTGTGCGGTTGTGtcagttttgtgttttgtttgtttgtgcggCTGTCGTAGGCCGAGTGGCGCGAGGAGGTGAAACAGCACTTTGAGAAGATCAAGTCTGAGGGAACATGTCTGCACCGACTGGACGAGGAGCTCATTAACCGTCGTCGTGAAGAGCTCAGGTCAGAACCATAGCAACAGCAGCAAGCAAAGAAAATCCAGCACTTCAAAAACAGTCCCAAAATCCACAGTCGAGCGTTCTATACTGTCAGTGTCACGCACACAAACGTTCTGTTAGAAAAAGCTCATAAAAAGCTAATAAATTAACAACAgcagttagtgttttttttataaatatgcaaATTGATAAATACAAGCTTCTACTCATCGATAGAGGTGTTAGCATGTTGTTTAAAACCATTAAATTCTCCTGAGACACGTGAAATTTAAAGCTGTATATTCAATCTTCGTTTTTGGTGGATTCGATCAGAAAAAGAACTAATGGCCTTGTTctgatcatattttattattctatctattacaatgtgtatatatatatattaataaaggagattattaaggACTGTATATTAAATACAAGCATCAGTCTACTGTATTGTGACTGTACTACAAAGGCACCTATGCagtttttgctttaaaaaaatatactaacTAGAAATTATATTGGAATTCTTTAAGTAGAGGTTTGGAAAtagtaaaattaaatgtttttgatgACAAAATAAAAGTATACTGCCCAAATAAAAGGATTTTCAAAGAACCAGTAATTCTAAACCCAATTATGTGCCAAAATATTGTATTTCAGAAACCTTCAAACAAACATAGCTATGATCAAATATactgagttggcaatacttctaaTGCCACATTCAGTTGCCTCTGTAACATGATTGAACAGATAAGGGCATAAACATGTATCACAAAGGTTAttgatataaatatttataaagatgatgtattattattatttgcttcaAACAGACATGCCTTGGATATCAGAGAACACTACGAGAGGAAGCTGGAGAGAGCCAACAACCTGTACATGGAGCTGAATGCTGTCATGCTACAGCTAGAGCTGAAGGAGAAAGAACTTctgaggtaacacacacacacacacacacacacacacacgtgcacacacacacacatatttatcaAGTACTGTACATGTACAGGTTTTTGTCTTTCTGGTTTTATATTTTGGACGCGTAATATGTTATGActgagcaaaataaataaataaataaatataaataaattgctaAATTGAAAATTGATGACTCTGCTTGTTTGTAGGAGGGAACAGTGTCTGGACAAGAAATATCCCGGGCTGTTTAAACACCATCCCTCAAACACAGTGGACAAACTTATTAAGAAGAGGAATGTACCCCAGAAACTGCCTTCTCATGGCAAGAGGTGAGTGCCGTCAGTACCACTGTGGATTTTGAGGGTTGTTGGTACAGATCTGATCTGTTGTTGATCCTAGTAGAGATATTATGAGGGAGGCATTACAGTTCATGCTCAGGAGATATGTATGAGAAATCTTAGGACATGGTATAATGTCCTGcagtaaatgtggatgtgatttctgccatagCAGCTTGTTCAACTGGGTGAACTGACCAATCACAGTAACAGTTTTCTACCCTCAGCATTCACAGTTCAATTTAAGATGCAATCTCAATGTACAAACCCAAATCACACAACATTATGGCAgtgtaaaaaaaagcaaaacaagaatgtaaaaaataatttacttttttttttttttttcgaaaaatcctttaattttcccaaaaattgttagtgcgtcttataatccggtgcgccttatgtatgaattttacctgtcaggttgtaatgagcagcaaagccactccactgaagtacagctttatacaggagcacagaggctggagcagtattagcattagctgttaacctcagcgttagctctttcgcagtttagaggtaagtattatcagcctgttgcctgctgctaagccccggctagcactgctgaagcagcattaacattagccactaaccgcgctaagcactagctcttttgctgttcagtggtaagtattatcagactgtagcctgctgcttacctcAGCTAGCACTGTGCTCACCATCCATCTGTGAGAAAGCTGAATTCCTTACAAGCTCCTgttcacccctgttccttactagtgtcgcataatgtgccttataatccagtgtgtctaatgtatgaaaatagacattcattgatagtgcgccttatagcacagtgatatgatatgtggattatggttaTAATTCATTTGAGTCTTTAATTATCGAACTGGATCACTGGAATGAAGCTAGATGTTTAATTCTAGCTAACAACCAATCTCAGCATTAAGGATTGGACGGTGTTAGCTTGGGTGCTAACAGTTTGAGATGaattaatggctgatgtttgatatcagaattatattactGTGCTGGGTATTTAtggtaagttctgctgtttgatatgatatgtgtatgaTTACTGTATGTTACTGTGATCTTTAATTATAAAGCATTTTATTCGGCTCTGTAATTTTACAGTGACCAGAACTATAGCGCCAGGTcaaaaattaattaatcaaataaaatcagcTCTAGTTTATTACCTATTACTTTTTCTATGCAGTACTTATTATGATCTTGGATTGTACTTACCTGGTGCCATGAAGGTGCAAGCCACAGATTTATACAGCCAAAAGAACAATTTGAAACCATTTTCAGTCTGAGGGGTTCTATACAGCACTGTTCTCTAATTTGTGGAAAAATCGATTCCCTTCCTTCTCCCTATAACCAGGCCTGACCTCCTGAGGTCTGAGGTCATTCTCCCTAAAATGGACCCTGGGGTGCTGCAGGTGACGGTCCCGTCCTGCCCTAACCGGAGCTCCACCTCACCGAGCCGCGCCCGCAGGGTTAAAACTCGCCACCGCAGGGGCGGCCGGGGCAGCAGCGGTGACCTCTCAGGACCCAAACACCCCACTGGTGCCTCCAGCCGAGAGCGGGAGActcccacctccaccaccacagcTCCCAGTGGGACTCCCACTACTGACCAAGGAGCCGTAGCCACTTCTAGAGGAGGCCAGCTGGACACGCCCCCATTAAAACTGTCCTCTTCCAGTCCGGatctgctctgctccacccacGGGGCAGAGGGTGGAGCCAGTGGAGGAACTGGTAGTCTGAGCGAAGGTCTCGGAGGAGGAGCCAGGGGCACGACTGAAGCCGGGGCGGGTGTGGACGAGACTCCGCCTCGAAGTGACACTGCTAGTGAGGACGCAGCGTCACTCCCTTTCTCCAGCAGCCCTGATTCGCCCTGCGGGAGGGGCGTGGCAGTGGGGCGGGGCGAGGAGAGAGAGGAAGGTGCAGGAGCGGTGAGGTTACCGAGAGGAGCCAGCGGAAGTCACCTTACCCCATCAGCTATACTATATAGAGCAGCTATCACCCGtaaacaggtacacacacacacacacacacacactttcaccagGAGTGTGAACCTCTAGACTTCTGACAAATAgatttaatcacagatttttggAAACTGTTTAGTAAATCCCAATTAATATCTcaaatttttacacaatttattttgtttccttataTTGTTCATATTGTATGTGTTAACATGATTAATCATTAACGTAGTAAACATTAACGCATTAACACGCAATTAATCTGAAAGCGTTAATGCATTAACACACGAATATTCTGGAATTTTTGTACACAATTAAACTGAAAACATTAACTCATTAACACACGATTAATCTGGAAATATTTACATCACAAATCTGGAAACGTTAATGCATTAACGTGATTTATATTGAACCATTAACACACTAACATACGCACTTAATCTGAAAACATTAACTCATTAACGCAAGCGATTTACCTGGAAACATTAACATATTAACATGGAATTAATCTGAAAACATTAATTTGTTAATCCACCTGATTAATGTGAGAATATTGACACATTAACACACAATTAATCTGGAAACAATGTGTTAATGCACTTGAATAATCTGGAAACATTAACACCCGATTAATCTGGAAACATTCACTAATTAAAGCATTCAATTAATCTGGAAAAATGTGTTAATGCAGGTAATTAATCTGGAAACATTAACTCATTAACACCTGATTAATTTGGAAACATTCATTACGCAACACACTTGATTAATCTGGAAACATAACGTGTTAACGCACGCAATTCATCTGGAAAAAAGCTATGCATTAATGCATAGTGATTAATCTAGAAATATTAACATGGTTACGCACGCGATTCCTGCCTTTGTTTATAAATGCAGCACCGTGActctttatttactatttatgttaaaatatagattaaattaaattaattagggTTTAACAATCTTTACTTCTTCctttttcacatgcattttaatGTTACATATGTTGATGTGAAATTCAGCTGGTACCTGAAAATAGTTCAAAAAGGAAGATATGtgaaagttaaaagtaaaaaaaaaaaacatttaaacaaataaaaaaaaataaaatcttattgTGATGATCTTACCAGtggtttttattttacagtttgtatTAAGAAGAAAATGTGATTAACCACAAATAATCACAGCAAATTGTGAATAATTAATTGATGCAATAAACACTTTTTGATTGAAGCATTCATACGTGTTTAATGTGTTTCTCAGCGCCGTGGGGTGTCttcagaggaagaagaaggagaagtggATAGTGAAGTGGAATTACCGAGGAGGCGGTGAGTGAGAATACCTCTCTATACACAGaattgaatgaataaatgaatagagGAGaggttaccatatttttcactctATAAGGTGCAGTTACAATCCTTTTCATTTTTTCTAAAAATTGCCAATGCTCATGTATATATTTTGCCAGTCAGGTTGTTAGGAGCAATGAAgtctgaagtgcagtgttatataGCTGTTGACAACTGTTGAAGCAGCAATATGCAGGGTTGCCatgtccaacaaaaatatccagcccaaagtcagtgtaAAACCTGCCCttaagaagcttaaactagcccaaaatatatgtctgtcacacgtttcaagaaaatggcaaaacaactatgtaagacttaatattttgtttataagggatttaatATCAGTGTTGCTATTTAACTTAGTCATAAATAATACTGTAACAATAGtgatttattagttattttataacagtttatatTCCAGTCAAGAATGTTTAATAGtgacataattagcaaaaaaactgacttttacttacttttttctgttttgcccctcctgaactctggTTACATGgtgatttttctctctctctcttgtaatTGGCGGCtgctgtaatttttaaaagtagcccaaaaaaaaacacaccctgccacccctgaattttcacccacgactggattttcaaacaagcccaatttagcgggaaaaccacaaacctggcaactctggcagTATACAGGGATTCGCATTTCTTGCTCCCCTATATTTAACCAGATTTTAAGAGACTAAACTATTGTTTAGGCTGTTTAAGGGCCGGGTGGGGAGTGCAGTAGTTGTGTTATTATGGGCTGTTTAGAGGGGAAACCTCTTTTTACCTGCTTTTTATTTCATTCAAAAacgtttaaactttttttttttatgttttacaactttattacttttgaaagatcaacataaaaaacacaatagtttcacattttgttttagtttttgtttttgcagagggtttttgcaaatatgtgagatgaaacattttcatattttatgttgattacactaattaaggcaagcagaagaagtttcaaactaaaaataaataaatgtaacaatTTTTTTAACTTAGTTTAAAACAGGTTAATTTGaccccgtaacataacaggagggttaaatatacaCTGTCGAATTTTTGCAAAGTTTTCAAAAAAGTGCCAAGTGTGCTTCGGGATGAAAATGTCTAGAGTGTTATCCTTTATAAGAGAAAACTTATAGAGAACAGATTTAAGGCAGTGCTAATATTTATTTGAAGTATTTTTCAAAGCTTTATTCACAGTAAATTTGGGTcgtttgttttatattatatttatattattaagggCAGGTTTATTACTGCTCTAACTGTTATACAGAGCACAGCATAAAAAACAAGCAGCGGATTCTCATCAGAAAGCACCTCGTGTCTTAATTGAGCAGGCTAATGTAATAAATTTGAATGATTTCACTGGTTATTGACTTTTTCTGCATATCTACAGACGGCCGACCAGTATAACCAAGTGCCAGTCGGTGTCTACCTTTAGCTCAGAGAACCTGTCGGTCTCAGACGGAGAAGAGGGACACACCACTGACCACTCGCACAGCGGGACACCAGACGTGGTCAGCACTAATACGGATGAACGGCTAGATGATCGCAGTGATGACCTCATCTCACAGGGTTCTGAAATCCCTGCCGACATCACTGACCCCGCCCTGTCTGAGAAAGAGGCTGCGGCCCTGGAGCAGGAAAGAGCAAACTTTGACCTGGAGCAAAACATCTTAGAGGTAATCTAATGAGGATTTCTTCTAGATTCAGGATGATGAGACTCCCTAATGGAGTTTAGAGACCGATACAGCTTTGTGACTGGTTGATGAGTCAGTGGTCAAATTTTCACTTCACACctagtttgtttattattaataagttCAAAGCCACATTTTGttcttttaacatttaatatagGTTTTTATTTTACAACAGTTTTGAATGGGAATTTTAAAGAAAGAACATCTGTAAGGCAGCTGATGTAATTGCATGTGATGATCATTTTATATCTGTTACTAACAATCAAATCAACAATCAAAATGGTGCCAAAGACTGCTTGTGATATCTGGATGCTTTTCCATTCACTTAAATTTCATTCACTCAATATATAATTACCATTAAACACCAGAAGAAGGAGATGGAAAGGACTTAAAAGATTAGCAGTGAGCATTTCAATAATATGCAAAGCTAGTTTCTTTTGGAAGAATTAAGTGGATTGAAAATTGCAATCTCCCAGCGAaccatttttggttagtagaacgatTTCTGAGCAGTAATTAACATTCTAGTAATTAACtatcaatctgtcaagttttctggatgtttttatttattttttatttaatgtgtttaagctTTCTGGCAACGTccctgcaacatcacttgtgtcagtgtttacatttttggttttgggaatgttacttttaacgtttccgtaatgttcatttttatctagctgggaatgttatgtgaaaAAACGTCCTAACagcattgtgatgcaaaccatcattttgtcacattttcagaACCTTCCTGAAatgttatttcatttcatttcaaaacTTTGTTTTAAAACTGTTGTTCTAAAAAACAACGCTGATCCTGACAGCAGCCTCTCAAACATATTTGCAAATGAGAAGTTTGAATTTAATAAGACATGTTTAATCCAGAGTCTTGTATAATCAGTGTTAATTGTTAAATTCACAAGGGCAATAGGATTCATTTTTATAATAGAAGAGTTATGAACAGTTCTACAGTTTAAAAACATCATAAATCTGACATGGACTTGGGTCCAGacccattttttatttgtatcccTACCTCTTGTTTTTAAGTGTCACTCGTCTCTTTTCCTTTCCAGAACCGACacatcattaaaataaataaatcaatacaatacaaaatacaatctATACGAATGAACACTGCTTCATTACCAAACTTGCAGGTTACTGAGACGTACTGCTGAAGGGTGAAGTGTGACTTGGCTGTACTCTGTAACAGTTAGGAATTAAATTCCACAGTAACACTGCTAGTGAATAAATTCAGTTGTTATATAGACACAAATGGACAACACTACATACTATGTATATGCATAATTTCTCCTACCAGAACCCGAGACAGCAGAGCATGAGTCCAAGTTCCAAACATACTGAACAAAATTCCCAAgtgttcccaaaaaaaaaaaaaaaaaaaaaaatccttagcaatgcatatattaaaaaaacaaaacatataaagcGTCTCACCCAGTTTCACATGAACAAGATTGAGAAAAAACAGCTTACAGGAAATATTCCTTATAGGTTGAGAGCCATAAATCAAACTTTTTCCCAAACTTGGCAATATTTTTCCAAAAACAAAATGGTAGACACCactaattcctgtattttttttttccaaagttaAAAATGTTGGTGCAAACAGGACACTGAAAGCTTCCAAAGACCAGCTGTCTTAGTCGTGGTTATCCTATTACTTTACATGTAACCTATAATATACACACAATTTACACTTAGTGTTCCCTTTTTAACCATTATGAAATCACTTTTTCCAAAATGTGGCAGAACTGTTAGGACTTgttttaaaaaacagatttaagatAAATTGTACATAGGCAGCAATGAGGCCCATAGACACAGCGGGGCTGGGTAAAGGGCTTGATTGGTATGGTTTTGACAGTTTGCTATAGTTACATGTTTTGAGGCAattttgtttctgtttgtctctaaaatgcagtatttttatttctgtaattttatgGAGTAAAATGGTATTGAATGATATTGCTCATAAACCTTTCTAACCTTTTCATTTCTGTGTCCACCAGACGCGTGCATTGTGTGAGGATTCAGATTGTGAC encodes:
- the map3k12 gene encoding mitogen-activated protein kinase kinase kinase 12 isoform X1, coding for MACVHEQCAPSPSLSGFNTPISETPYRRPDSDVNACTPDTELTPTQCVLRNVLSIDPVVDGNCTHTQGNSPTPSDEPAQFSNSVLKLQEGGAEGGAVRSQSDSFRLQAGGGGFLEGLFGCLKPVWTMIGKAYSTENKQSHEECWEVPFEEISELQWVGSGAQGAVFLGKFHGEEVAVKKVRDIKETEIKHLRKLKHPNIITFKGVCTQAPCYCIIMEYCAQGQLYEVLRAGRKITPSLLVDWAMGIAGGMNYLHLHKIIHRDLKSPNMLITHDDLVKISDFGTSKELREKSTKMSFAGTVAWMAPEVIRNEPVSEKVDIWSFGVVLWEMLTGEIPYKDVDSSAIIWGVGNNSLQLPLPESCPDGFKILLKQCWNCKPRNRPSFRQILLHLDIASADVLSTPQETYFKSQAEWREEVKQHFEKIKSEGTCLHRLDEELINRRREELRHALDIREHYERKLERANNLYMELNAVMLQLELKEKELLRREQCLDKKYPGLFKHHPSNTVDKLIKKRNVPQKLPSHGKRPDLLRSEVILPKMDPGVLQVTVPSCPNRSSTSPSRARRVKTRHRRGGRGSSGDLSGPKHPTGASSRERETPTSTTTAPSGTPTTDQGAVATSRGGQLDTPPLKLSSSSPDLLCSTHGAEGGASGGTGSLSEGLGGGARGTTEAGAGVDETPPRSDTASEDAASLPFSSSPDSPCGRGVAVGRGEEREEGAGAVRLPRGASGSHLTPSAILYRAAITRKQRRGVSSEEEEGEVDSEVELPRRRRPTSITKCQSVSTFSSENLSVSDGEEGHTTDHSHSGTPDVVSTNTDERLDDRSDDLISQGSEIPADITDPALSEKEAAALEQERANFDLEQNILETRALCEDSDCDSAELDQSGSGEPSRPPSAGGWGQGPQN
- the map3k12 gene encoding mitogen-activated protein kinase kinase kinase 12 isoform X2; amino-acid sequence: MACVHEQCAPSPSLSGFNTPISETPYRRPDSDVNACTPDTELTPTQCVLRNVLSIDPVVDGNCTHTQGNSPTPSDEPAQFSNSVLKLQEGGAEGGAVRSQSDSFRLQAGGGGFLEGLFGCLKPVWTMIGKAYSTENKQSHEECWEVPFEEISELQWVGSGAQGAVFLGKFHGEEVAVKKVRDIKETEIKHLRKLKHPNIITFKGVCTQAPCYCIIMEYCAQGQLYEVLRAGRKITPSLLVDWAMGIAGGMNYLHLHKIIHRDLKSPNMLITHDDLVKISDFGTSKELREKSTKMSFAGTVAWMAPEVIRNEPVSEKVDIWSFGVVLWEMLTGEIPYKDVDSSAIIWGVGNNSLQLPLPESCPDGFKILLKQCWNCKPRNRPSFRQILLHLDIASADVLSTPQETYFKSQAEWREEVKQHFEKIKSEGTCLHRLDEELINRRREELRHALDIREHYERKLERANNLYMELNAVMLQLELKEKELLRREQCLDKKYPGLFKHHPSNTVDKLIKKRNVPQKLPSHGKRPDLLRSEVILPKMDPGVLQVTVPSCPNRSSTSPSRARRVKTRHRRGGRGSSGDLSGPKHPTGASSRERETPTSTTTAPSGTPTTDQGAVATSRGGQLDTPPLKLSSSSPDLLCSTHGAEGGASGGTGSLSEGLGGGARGTTEAGAGVDETPPRSDTASEDAASLPFSSSPDSPCGRGVAVGRGEEREEGAGAVRLPRGASGSHLTPSAILYRAAITRKQRRGVSSEEEEGEVDSEVELPRRRSENLSVSDGEEGHTTDHSHSGTPDVVSTNTDERLDDRSDDLISQGSEIPADITDPALSEKEAAALEQERANFDLEQNILETRALCEDSDCDSAELDQSGSGEPSRPPSAGGWGQGPQN